The DNA window AGCGCTTAGCGCTGATAATTCATACTCCAATGGACTTTTGTTATCAAGTGAAGAATGAATTCTTTTTCTATTATACCAACTTTCTATATACTCAAATATTTCAAACTTCAAATGCTTTTCACTTAAGAAATTTTGATTCCACAATAATTCACTCTTGATCGTCTTAAAAAATGTTTCTACAAATGCATTATCATAACAATTTCCTCTTCTGCTCATACTACCTCT is part of the Bacteriovorax sp. BAL6_X genome and encodes:
- a CDS encoding IS3 family transposase, with protein sequence RGSMSRRGNCYDNAFVETFFKTIKSELLWNQNFLSEKHLKFEIFEYIESWYNRKRIHSSLDNKSPLEYELSALSA